A window of Mucilaginibacter paludis DSM 18603 contains these coding sequences:
- a CDS encoding DUF4998 domain-containing protein, giving the protein MKKNLNMKIVLNISLCLGLLILVFVGCGKKDQDFKSFLNGHEVVYPGLVTTTSYGPGNLRTALYWHPSTDPSITKYLIYWNNKADSMVVNATSHTPTDSVKVIIPNLLEYVYTFTVYSLDAKGNRSIPLDISNVRVYGPVYQSRLLNRAYDPVTPYVVNANGSVTLNFSAPDTINISTDIRYTNTSGTVVEKPLAPTANSITLTDYKSGTTVQYRSSYIPVKSAIDVFTAPQYSDFPQIFSLVQCDKSLFAKVKLPNDMNPYEGDTDIDRLWDGSVGPQGFPNIFHSDGAHALPQVLTFDMGKIYNNLAQVEETGRNCCHNPNDYEIWGIASLTGATTTLQPNDSGWPAEAVAKGWTLLQEVNRSDDGQAALKSALIANPPPVRYIRIRIKHNTDNEGSYTNLSEITLWNKQ; this is encoded by the coding sequence ATGAAGAAGAACTTAAATATGAAAATCGTTTTAAATATTTCTCTTTGCCTGGGCTTGCTGATATTGGTATTTGTAGGCTGTGGTAAAAAGGATCAGGACTTTAAATCATTTTTAAACGGGCACGAGGTAGTTTACCCGGGCCTGGTTACTACTACCAGTTATGGGCCAGGTAATTTGCGCACTGCGCTTTACTGGCACCCCAGTACCGACCCCAGTATAACCAAATACCTGATATACTGGAACAACAAGGCCGATTCGATGGTGGTAAACGCCACCAGCCATACGCCCACCGATTCGGTAAAGGTGATTATACCCAACCTGCTGGAATACGTATACACGTTTACCGTTTACTCGCTCGATGCCAAAGGCAACCGTTCTATTCCGCTTGATATCAGTAATGTGCGCGTTTACGGCCCTGTATATCAATCCCGCTTGCTCAACCGCGCTTACGATCCGGTTACGCCCTATGTAGTTAACGCTAATGGCTCGGTGACCTTAAATTTTAGCGCGCCCGATACCATTAACATTTCTACCGACATCCGTTATACCAATACATCGGGGACGGTAGTTGAAAAACCTTTGGCACCCACGGCAAATTCCATCACGCTGACGGATTATAAATCGGGCACTACTGTACAATACCGCTCCTCGTATATTCCGGTTAAAAGTGCTATCGATGTGTTCACCGCGCCCCAATACAGCGACTTTCCGCAGATATTCAGCCTGGTGCAGTGCGATAAATCGTTATTCGCCAAAGTTAAATTGCCTAACGATATGAATCCGTACGAAGGAGATACCGATATCGACCGGCTTTGGGATGGCAGCGTTGGCCCGCAGGGCTTCCCCAATATTTTCCATAGCGATGGGGCGCATGCACTGCCGCAGGTACTCACTTTTGATATGGGAAAGATATACAATAACCTGGCACAGGTAGAAGAAACAGGCCGTAACTGCTGCCATAACCCTAACGATTACGAAATATGGGGAATAGCCAGCTTAACCGGCGCCACTACAACCCTGCAACCAAATGATAGCGGCTGGCCGGCCGAGGCCGTTGCCAAAGGATGGACGCTTTTACAGGAAGTTAACCGCAGCGACGATGGGCAGGCGGCATTAAAATCTGCCTTGATAGCCAACCCGCCGCCGGTACGTTATATCCGCATCCGCATTAAGCATAATACGGATAATGAGGGTAGCTATACCAACTTGAGTGAAATTACATTGTGGAATAAACAATAA
- a CDS encoding reverse transcriptase domain-containing protein — translation MSFDSQIWSEFEIKAKTSFPKSYAHFDRPFNIEIALAELKSLLGDPSGRGIAQHPFLPFLKIILKTPRYRYEEELGTYALKTKERPISFASHFDALIISYFDLLLKRRYQEFIRSKGFSESVLAYRDDLNGLCNIQFAKEVFDQVKHRSTPTGLYTAMGFDIKGYFDSIPHGELKKQWSTVLGVPKLDANTFAVFKTLTAYSYTNSDSLKKHFNYTRVPKGKCLLDVMPKTMTKASRSHEIFNYLRSRKLIVQNKAVLKITDPNHPLGIGELPVGIPQGSPISATLSNVYLLQFDMHMYNFCSNMGCIYRRYCDDIIIVCKTKDKTYLHNRLCQQIDFHGLTIQSKKTEIIDFRFVNKHLLAFDGHPKAILDRRKKLQYLGFEFDGERVYLRPGSLSTYFRKMKSGIRNTLIKAYGKKSQGPKLLIKDLIESYSHIGRNNFVAYAYRSASNTYGRGKRIKQGFDSPQIRNQLSRHFQILLSEINQENVQRHSLKKKEIIHKLRIGKKAKMPVKRIM, via the coding sequence ATGTCCTTCGATTCGCAAATTTGGTCTGAATTTGAAATTAAAGCAAAAACTTCGTTTCCTAAAAGTTACGCTCATTTTGACCGTCCTTTTAATATTGAAATTGCGCTTGCTGAACTGAAATCATTACTAGGAGATCCCTCGGGTCGTGGAATTGCGCAGCATCCCTTTTTGCCATTTTTGAAAATTATCCTCAAAACACCACGTTACCGTTATGAAGAGGAATTAGGAACTTATGCTTTGAAAACTAAGGAACGTCCTATTTCTTTCGCGTCTCATTTTGACGCATTAATTATAAGTTATTTTGACCTTCTGTTAAAACGGCGTTATCAAGAATTTATCAGATCAAAAGGATTTTCGGAGAGTGTACTCGCTTACCGCGATGATTTGAATGGACTATGTAACATCCAATTTGCGAAGGAAGTCTTCGATCAAGTCAAACATCGTTCAACGCCAACTGGCTTATACACTGCTATGGGCTTTGACATTAAAGGATATTTTGATAGCATACCGCATGGGGAACTCAAGAAGCAATGGTCTACAGTGCTGGGAGTTCCAAAATTAGATGCTAATACATTTGCGGTATTTAAAACGCTAACAGCATATAGTTACACCAATTCTGACTCTCTAAAAAAACATTTTAATTATACCCGCGTTCCAAAAGGAAAATGTTTGTTGGATGTAATGCCAAAAACAATGACCAAAGCAAGTCGTAGTCATGAAATTTTCAACTATTTACGAAGTCGAAAATTGATCGTACAGAATAAGGCCGTTTTGAAAATCACTGATCCAAATCATCCATTAGGAATTGGAGAACTGCCGGTAGGCATTCCACAGGGCTCACCAATTAGTGCTACTTTGTCAAACGTTTATTTATTGCAGTTTGACATGCATATGTACAATTTTTGCAGCAATATGGGTTGCATTTACAGGCGTTATTGTGACGATATTATCATCGTATGTAAAACAAAAGACAAAACATACCTTCATAATCGGCTATGTCAACAAATTGATTTTCACGGTTTGACCATTCAAAGTAAAAAGACAGAAATTATCGATTTTCGTTTTGTAAACAAACATTTGTTAGCATTTGACGGGCATCCTAAAGCTATTTTAGATAGAAGAAAGAAATTACAATACCTAGGGTTTGAGTTTGATGGAGAAAGAGTGTATTTAAGGCCAGGCAGTTTGAGTACTTATTTTCGAAAAATGAAGTCCGGCATCCGAAATACTTTAATTAAGGCTTATGGGAAAAAATCACAAGGGCCTAAACTTTTAATAAAAGATCTAATTGAAAGTTATAGTCACATAGGACGCAATAATTTCGTTGCATATGCTTATCGCTCGGCCTCAAATACTTACGGGAGAGGGAAAAGAATAAAACAAGGATTTGATTCTCCACAAATTAGAAATCAACTGTCTCGGCATTTTCAAATATTGTTAAGTGAAATCAACCAAGAAAATGTGCAACGACATTCATTGAAAAAAAAAGAAATTATTCATAAGCTAAGGATCGGTAAGAAAGCGAAAATGCCGGTTAAAAGAATTATGTAA
- a CDS encoding glycoside hydrolase family 95 protein produces the protein MAKRHLIHLWLFCLLLPCLSFGQSHPLRLWYNKPAQMWEETLPLGNGRLGMMPDGGVSQETIVLNDITLWSGAPQDANNYQAYKSLPQIRKLLMEGKNDEAQALVDQAFICTGKGSGGVNYGCYQVLGNLSLNFQYPDHNTANSPVNYQNYERELTLDNAIAKCTYQVNGVTYKREYITSFGDDVDIIKLTADKPGQLNLSIGISRPERSATSVANGALQMEGQLDNGIDGKGMQYQAIVKAEQQGGSVNYSSSQINIKDATSVIIYISAGTDFRNPHFKQSIQSVLTKAIQKPYSLQKQQHIARYQKLFNRVHVNLGAEPAKELTTDQRLIAFHADRKADNGLPALFFQFGRYLSICSTRVGLLPPNLQGLWANQISTPWTGDYHLDVNVQMNHWPLEVANLSELNLPLADLVKRMVPHGEKTAKAYYNAKGWVAHVITNVWQFTEPGESASWGATKAGSGWLCDNLWEHYAFTNDVNYLRDIYPVLKGAAQFYNDMLIKDPKSGWLVTSPSSSPENSFYLPNGKHASICLGPTIDNQIIRELFNNVITASGKLGVDAALSAELQQRVTQLPPPGRIASDGRIMEWMEEYKETEPQHRHISHLYGLYPASLITSNHTPALAEAAKKTLEVRGDDGPGWSIAYKALFWARLHDGDRAYKLFCGLMKPTIKTDMNYGAGGGIYPNLLDAGPPFQIDGNFGGAAAVAEMLLQSNAGFIELLPAIPSEWKATGKVQGLKARGNFTVDMEWKNGKVISYKIASAQPRQVKIKVNGMVKTITSEKLKS, from the coding sequence ATGGCTAAAAGGCATTTAATACACCTGTGGTTATTTTGTTTACTGTTACCTTGTTTAAGTTTTGGCCAAAGCCATCCGTTGCGCTTGTGGTATAATAAGCCTGCCCAAATGTGGGAAGAAACCCTGCCATTGGGTAACGGCCGTTTAGGTATGATGCCCGATGGAGGCGTGAGCCAGGAAACCATTGTTTTAAACGATATCACCTTATGGTCGGGTGCGCCGCAGGATGCTAACAATTACCAGGCTTACAAAAGTCTGCCCCAAATCAGGAAGCTGCTGATGGAAGGCAAAAACGATGAAGCGCAGGCCCTGGTTGACCAAGCATTCATTTGTACCGGCAAGGGCTCGGGCGGTGTAAATTATGGCTGCTACCAGGTATTGGGCAATTTGAGTTTAAACTTTCAATATCCTGATCATAACACAGCTAACTCGCCGGTAAACTACCAAAATTATGAGCGGGAGTTAACACTTGATAATGCTATAGCCAAATGTACGTACCAGGTAAACGGGGTAACCTATAAACGGGAATATATAACCAGTTTTGGCGATGACGTTGATATCATTAAGCTCACCGCCGATAAGCCGGGGCAGCTTAATCTGAGTATTGGTATAAGCCGGCCTGAGCGTTCGGCTACAAGCGTGGCCAATGGTGCGTTGCAGATGGAAGGCCAGCTTGACAATGGGATTGATGGAAAAGGGATGCAATACCAGGCCATAGTAAAAGCAGAGCAGCAAGGCGGCAGCGTAAATTATAGTTCCAGCCAGATCAATATTAAGGATGCCACATCGGTCATCATCTATATTTCGGCAGGTACCGATTTTCGTAATCCGCATTTTAAACAAAGCATCCAAAGCGTATTAACTAAAGCTATCCAAAAGCCATATTCGCTGCAAAAGCAGCAACATATTGCCCGTTATCAAAAGTTGTTTAACCGCGTACATGTTAATCTGGGTGCCGAACCGGCAAAAGAGCTGACTACCGACCAAAGGTTAATTGCCTTTCACGCTGACCGCAAAGCTGATAATGGCTTACCGGCCTTGTTTTTTCAGTTTGGCAGGTATTTAAGTATTTGCAGCACCAGGGTGGGCCTGTTGCCACCAAACTTGCAAGGCCTGTGGGCCAACCAGATCAGCACACCGTGGACAGGTGATTATCACCTGGATGTTAACGTACAGATGAATCATTGGCCGCTCGAGGTTGCCAATCTATCAGAACTCAACTTGCCGCTGGCAGACCTGGTGAAACGTATGGTGCCTCATGGCGAAAAAACTGCAAAGGCCTATTATAATGCCAAAGGCTGGGTGGCCCATGTAATTACCAATGTATGGCAGTTTACCGAGCCCGGCGAAAGTGCATCCTGGGGAGCAACCAAAGCCGGTTCCGGCTGGCTGTGCGATAATTTGTGGGAGCACTATGCCTTTACAAACGATGTAAATTACCTGCGCGATATTTACCCCGTATTGAAGGGAGCGGCACAATTTTATAACGATATGCTGATCAAAGATCCTAAGAGCGGCTGGCTGGTAACCTCGCCCTCTTCATCTCCCGAAAATAGTTTTTACCTGCCTAACGGCAAACATGCCAGCATTTGTTTAGGCCCCACCATTGATAATCAGATTATCCGCGAACTGTTTAACAATGTGATAACAGCGTCCGGCAAGTTAGGCGTAGATGCCGCTTTAAGCGCCGAGTTGCAGCAAAGAGTTACGCAATTACCGCCACCCGGCAGAATTGCGAGCGATGGCCGTATTATGGAGTGGATGGAAGAATATAAAGAAACAGAACCGCAGCACAGGCACATCTCTCACCTGTATGGCTTATACCCGGCATCGCTGATCACCAGTAACCATACCCCCGCATTAGCTGAAGCAGCAAAAAAAACGCTCGAGGTAAGGGGAGACGATGGACCCGGCTGGTCTATAGCTTATAAAGCCTTATTTTGGGCACGTTTACATGATGGCGACCGCGCCTATAAATTATTTTGCGGCTTGATGAAGCCTACCATCAAAACAGATATGAATTACGGCGCAGGCGGTGGTATTTATCCTAATTTATTGGATGCCGGGCCACCTTTCCAGATTGATGGTAACTTTGGCGGGGCCGCGGCTGTGGCCGAAATGTTGCTGCAAAGCAACGCAGGTTTTATTGAATTACTGCCTGCCATACCCAGCGAATGGAAGGCAACGGGCAAAGTACAGGGCTTAAAGGCCCGCGGTAATTTTACGGTAGATATGGAATGGAAAAACGGCAAAGTGATCAGTTACAAAATTGCCTCTGCGCAGCCGCGCCAGGTAAAAATCAAGGTTAACGGTATGGTTAAAACCATCACTTCAGAAAAACTGAAAAGCTAA
- a CDS encoding alpha-galactosidase translates to MNLKFFKTAFFLAAIVLCFKADAQIIPIETSHNALVLQADAQHNLTTLYFGTKLGNVKEYELVPGNYKQNEDLSGLMASAYTPSGSRNLLEPAITVTHADGNNSLDLRYVSHSVERISDDVSLLRIVLRDPVYQFEVTLNYKSYFRDDVIEQWSTIKHSEKGNVILQKFASANLHLKASSFWLTQYHGDWAKEMQPEESKLTHGIKTLDSKLGTRANLFQPSVFMVSLDQPATEDAGTVLYGALEWSGNFRTDLELDPQDNLRIISGINNYASPYPLKPNEVFETPAFLYTLSSQGKGDASRKLQHWARNYKVLDGTGSRLTLLNNWESTFFDFDEQKLALLLSDTKKLGVDLFLLDDGWFGNKYPRNGDHSGLGDWQENKKKLPNGVASLVKEAEKDGVKFGIWIEPEMVNPKSELYEQHPDWVIKQPKRDEHYMRNQLVLDLSNPAVQDFVFGIVDNLFTKNPALAYLKWDCNSLIFNAYSAHLKNQSQFYVEYVRGLYKVLSRVRAKYPKVPMMLCSGGGGRVDYAALQYFTEFWPSDNTEPLERIFIQWEYSYFYPAITSSNHVTDWGKQPLKFRTDVAMMGKLGFDIVVSKLSETDLRFAQDAVKTYNQLKATIWQGDQYRLADPRGNSVAAIAYVNEQKTSAVIFNYLVNYRYDERSKLPIRLKGLDAGKKYTVKEINLYPGKNTDIKSDRTYTGDFLMKIGFNPNVNADRTSVVLKLDEAL, encoded by the coding sequence ATGAACTTGAAATTTTTTAAAACTGCATTTTTTTTGGCGGCCATTGTGCTTTGTTTTAAAGCCGATGCTCAAATTATCCCGATAGAAACCAGCCATAATGCGCTGGTTTTACAGGCCGATGCGCAGCATAATTTAACAACGCTGTATTTTGGCACAAAGCTGGGTAATGTAAAAGAGTATGAGCTGGTACCGGGCAACTACAAGCAAAACGAAGATCTATCAGGGTTGATGGCATCGGCCTATACACCATCCGGTTCGCGTAATTTGCTGGAGCCCGCCATAACGGTTACCCATGCCGATGGTAATAACTCCTTAGATCTTCGGTATGTGAGCCATAGCGTTGAGCGCATCAGCGATGATGTATCCCTGCTGCGTATCGTACTTCGTGATCCCGTTTATCAGTTTGAAGTTACGCTCAACTATAAATCATATTTCCGCGATGATGTGATTGAGCAGTGGAGTACCATAAAGCACAGCGAAAAAGGCAACGTTATCCTCCAGAAATTTGCTTCGGCAAACCTGCATTTAAAGGCCTCGAGCTTTTGGCTTACGCAATACCACGGCGATTGGGCCAAAGAAATGCAGCCTGAAGAATCAAAATTAACGCACGGCATCAAAACGCTTGATAGTAAATTAGGTACCCGTGCTAATCTGTTCCAGCCGTCGGTGTTTATGGTATCTTTAGATCAGCCCGCAACCGAGGACGCCGGTACCGTACTTTATGGCGCGTTGGAATGGAGCGGTAATTTCCGTACCGACCTGGAGCTCGATCCGCAAGATAACCTGAGGATTATATCCGGCATTAACAATTACGCTTCGCCGTATCCGCTTAAACCTAACGAAGTATTTGAGACCCCCGCGTTTTTATACACCCTATCCAGCCAGGGCAAAGGCGATGCCAGCCGCAAGCTGCAACATTGGGCGCGTAATTATAAAGTATTGGATGGTACAGGCTCACGCTTAACGCTGCTGAACAACTGGGAATCTACCTTTTTTGATTTTGATGAACAGAAATTGGCCCTGCTTTTAAGCGATACCAAGAAGCTGGGTGTTGATCTGTTTTTGCTTGATGATGGCTGGTTCGGTAACAAATACCCACGCAATGGCGATCATTCCGGTTTAGGCGATTGGCAGGAAAACAAAAAGAAATTGCCAAATGGCGTAGCATCCCTGGTAAAGGAGGCCGAAAAGGACGGGGTAAAGTTTGGGATATGGATAGAGCCTGAAATGGTTAACCCTAAAAGCGAATTGTATGAGCAGCACCCTGATTGGGTGATCAAACAGCCCAAACGAGACGAACATTATATGCGCAACCAACTGGTGCTCGATCTGAGTAACCCTGCCGTACAGGATTTTGTGTTCGGGATAGTTGATAACCTGTTTACCAAAAATCCCGCGCTGGCGTATTTGAAATGGGATTGTAACTCCCTTATATTTAACGCCTATTCGGCACATCTTAAAAACCAGTCGCAGTTTTATGTCGAATATGTCCGGGGGCTTTACAAGGTGCTGAGCCGCGTGCGGGCCAAATATCCAAAGGTGCCTATGATGCTGTGCTCGGGCGGCGGTGGCCGGGTTGATTATGCCGCGCTGCAATACTTTACCGAGTTTTGGCCCAGCGATAATACCGAACCGCTTGAACGTATTTTTATCCAGTGGGAATACTCTTACTTCTATCCGGCTATAACCAGCTCAAACCATGTTACCGACTGGGGAAAGCAACCTCTTAAGTTTCGTACCGATGTAGCCATGATGGGTAAATTGGGCTTTGATATCGTAGTGAGTAAGTTAAGTGAAACCGATTTAAGGTTTGCCCAGGATGCCGTTAAAACCTATAACCAGCTTAAGGCCACCATTTGGCAGGGCGACCAGTATCGTTTAGCCGACCCGCGCGGTAATAGCGTGGCCGCTATAGCCTATGTGAACGAGCAAAAAACATCAGCCGTGATATTTAACTACTTGGTTAACTACCGCTATGATGAGCGCAGTAAACTCCCCATCCGTTTAAAAGGACTGGATGCGGGCAAGAAATATACCGTTAAAGAGATCAACCTGTATCCGGGTAAAAACACGGATATTAAGAGTGACCGTACTTACACGGGCGATTTTTTAATGAAGATAGGCTTTAACCCCAACGTAAATGCCGACCGTACCAGCGTAGTTTTAAAACTCGACGAAGCTTTATGA
- a CDS encoding SGNH/GDSL hydrolase family protein has product MTIKKYIALLFLIAVSATVSAQLKSENYISQYGNLSHFFKCVRQNKKATVAFLGGSITNMDGWRNLVCDDLVKNYPGVKFKFINAGIPSLGSLPHAFRLQRDVLDKGDIDLLFIESAVNDKVNGTPAKIQQRALEGIIRHVHAANAKTDMVLMAFIDPEKIKEYAAGKIPAEVHLHQDLAKYYHLDFINLAKEISDRIAAREFTWDKDFVSLHPSPFGMRLYFNTIKTLLQKAAGDSKPTKSHFPAPIDQDSYIKGHFLDVHQSDALKADSLNLKADPGDSKFSIIEDWVPGDKVSTREGFVHIPVLQATRPGATCHINFKGRVIGIGVLSGPDAGLIHYSIDGKAYAPVNLYTDWSDGLHLPFYFILADDLKPGKHSLEIRPDIKSDKRSKGTAVRIFAFLEN; this is encoded by the coding sequence ATGACGATTAAAAAATATATAGCACTGTTGTTTTTAATCGCAGTTTCTGCCACGGTTTCAGCGCAGTTAAAAAGTGAAAACTACATTAGCCAATACGGTAACCTCAGTCACTTTTTTAAATGTGTAAGGCAAAATAAAAAGGCTACCGTAGCATTTTTAGGTGGCTCGATAACCAATATGGATGGTTGGCGTAATTTGGTTTGTGATGATTTGGTAAAAAACTATCCCGGCGTAAAATTTAAGTTTATCAACGCGGGCATCCCATCTTTAGGCAGTTTGCCGCACGCTTTCAGGTTACAGCGCGACGTTTTGGACAAAGGCGATATCGACCTGCTCTTTATCGAATCGGCAGTGAACGATAAGGTAAACGGCACACCGGCAAAAATACAACAGCGAGCCTTAGAGGGCATCATCAGGCACGTGCATGCTGCCAATGCAAAAACCGATATGGTGCTGATGGCCTTTATTGACCCCGAAAAGATAAAGGAATATGCCGCCGGAAAAATACCGGCCGAGGTGCACTTACACCAGGACCTGGCCAAATACTATCACTTAGATTTTATTAACCTGGCCAAAGAGATTAGCGACCGTATAGCCGCCCGCGAATTTACCTGGGATAAGGATTTTGTGAGCCTGCATCCATCGCCTTTTGGCATGCGGCTTTACTTTAATACAATTAAAACCTTATTGCAAAAAGCCGCCGGAGATTCAAAACCGACGAAATCTCATTTCCCGGCACCGATAGATCAGGATAGTTATATCAAAGGGCACTTTCTGGATGTTCATCAGTCAGACGCGCTCAAAGCAGATAGCTTGAATTTGAAGGCTGATCCTGGAGATTCAAAATTTAGCATCATCGAAGACTGGGTACCCGGCGATAAAGTATCTACACGGGAGGGTTTTGTGCATATCCCCGTATTACAAGCCACGCGGCCTGGCGCTACTTGCCATATCAACTTTAAGGGGAGGGTAATCGGCATCGGCGTATTATCAGGCCCGGATGCCGGGCTTATCCATTATAGCATTGACGGCAAAGCTTATGCGCCGGTTAACTTGTATACCGATTGGAGCGATGGTTTGCATTTGCCTTTTTACTTTATATTGGCTGATGATTTAAAGCCAGGTAAACATAGTCTGGAAATAAGGCCGGATATCAAATCCGATAAAAGATCAAAGGGTACGGCGGTACGGATCTTTGCTTTTTTGGAAAATTAA
- a CDS encoding alpha-galactosidase, with protein sequence MMICWLNITAVSAQLHQLPNSSVVNIPYGKNNLLVYNLQTGTLTVSFNGHAVIAGAFASVKNGDNAITSKQYTHRQLAKQALADQQGRGTKYTITLTGDQLPVMEQVFYIYQSQDYFFTDVWLKGTALSSNYMAPLVAPEGDILQKGDVRDLFVPFDNDTFIRYNAKAVGDGLDNTSSEVGAVYENQSRAGLVIGSVEHLVWKTGVKTSARYNKLSGIEVWGGYTAEPVTRDKMAHGTITGDHIKSPKIFVGYFTDWRQGMELYAKSNRRFEKPFVFNWNKATPVGWNSWGVLQDHITYDKVIKVASFFADSMKTFRSGNTAFIDLDAFWDYITPGGLNGDMAPLKRFVAYCKSKGLSPGVYWAPFTDWGWKGPGVRKVEGSDYSYNEIWTKVNDGYHDLDGGRALDPTHPGTQQRMAFTLKRLKDCGFEMIKIDFLAHGAIESNGFYNKNIKTGMQAYRVGMEYLVKQLGSQMLIYAAISPSLATARYVHTRRIACDAFHSMDNSQYTLNSINYGWWQTYAYNYVDADHIVFDHETPGINRIRLTSGLITGPLLTGDDYSADGPWKHVAQSYLQNKEVLKLIAHGTAFQPVEANTNDQCGNYYVRRFGDVVYLAVFNFSSNAQHLRLDAERIGLKKNAVYSVQDIYQGTSKQSHAEFDIDLPQHDAVIYKIEIRVHGR encoded by the coding sequence ATGATGATTTGCTGGCTTAATATAACTGCGGTATCTGCGCAATTACATCAGTTGCCCAACTCCAGTGTGGTTAATATCCCTTATGGAAAAAACAACCTGCTGGTTTACAATTTGCAAACTGGTACTTTAACAGTAAGCTTTAATGGCCATGCCGTTATTGCCGGAGCATTTGCCAGCGTTAAAAATGGCGATAATGCCATTACCAGTAAGCAGTACACCCACCGGCAGCTGGCAAAACAGGCCCTGGCCGATCAGCAGGGTAGGGGTACAAAATATACCATCACCTTAACCGGAGATCAGTTGCCGGTTATGGAGCAGGTATTTTATATTTACCAAAGCCAGGACTATTTTTTTACAGATGTTTGGCTAAAGGGGACTGCCCTGAGCAGTAATTATATGGCGCCCCTGGTAGCCCCGGAGGGGGATATTCTGCAAAAGGGAGACGTGCGCGATCTGTTTGTGCCTTTTGATAACGATACCTTTATCCGTTACAACGCCAAAGCCGTTGGCGATGGGCTGGATAACACCAGCTCGGAAGTTGGGGCTGTTTACGAAAATCAGAGCCGTGCCGGTTTAGTCATCGGTTCGGTAGAACACTTGGTATGGAAAACCGGAGTTAAAACCAGTGCCAGGTACAATAAACTTAGCGGTATCGAGGTTTGGGGGGGCTACACTGCCGAACCGGTAACACGCGACAAAATGGCCCATGGAACTATTACCGGAGATCACATTAAATCGCCAAAAATATTTGTTGGTTACTTTACCGACTGGCGCCAGGGCATGGAGCTTTATGCCAAAAGCAACCGCAGGTTCGAAAAGCCTTTTGTGTTTAACTGGAACAAGGCCACGCCGGTGGGCTGGAACAGTTGGGGCGTACTGCAAGACCATATAACTTATGACAAAGTGATTAAGGTTGCCAGTTTTTTTGCCGACAGCATGAAAACGTTCCGTAGCGGCAATACCGCTTTTATTGATCTGGATGCCTTTTGGGATTACATTACTCCCGGTGGCCTGAACGGAGATATGGCACCGCTCAAGCGGTTTGTAGCTTACTGTAAAAGCAAAGGCCTTTCACCCGGCGTATACTGGGCGCCTTTTACCGATTGGGGCTGGAAAGGGCCAGGAGTACGAAAGGTAGAAGGATCTGATTACAGTTATAACGAGATATGGACCAAAGTTAACGATGGCTATCATGATTTAGATGGTGGCCGCGCGCTTGATCCCACACATCCGGGAACACAGCAGCGCATGGCCTTCACTTTAAAAAGGCTCAAGGATTGTGGTTTCGAGATGATCAAGATAGACTTTTTGGCACACGGCGCCATTGAATCGAACGGATTTTATAATAAAAACATTAAAACCGGGATGCAGGCTTACCGCGTTGGCATGGAATATTTGGTTAAACAACTGGGCAGCCAGATGCTCATCTATGCGGCTATATCGCCCAGTTTGGCTACAGCCCGGTACGTACATACGCGCCGCATAGCATGCGATGCTTTCCACTCGATGGATAACTCTCAATACACACTCAACAGCATCAATTACGGATGGTGGCAAACGTATGCTTACAACTATGTGGATGCCGATCATATTGTTTTTGATCATGAAACACCGGGTATCAACCGGATCCGCCTCACATCCGGCTTAATTACAGGCCCGCTGCTTACCGGTGACGACTATTCGGCGGATGGCCCCTGGAAGCACGTTGCGCAATCCTATTTGCAAAACAAAGAAGTTTTAAAACTGATTGCCCACGGAACCGCTTTCCAACCGGTTGAAGCCAACACGAACGATCAATGCGGCAATTATTATGTCCGCCGCTTTGGCGATGTGGTTTACCTGGCCGTTTTTAATTTTTCTTCAAACGCCCAACACCTTAGGCTTGACGCTGAACGGATAGGGCTCAAAAAAAATGCAGTTTATTCGGTGCAGGATATCTATCAGGGCACGTCGAAGCAAAGCCACGCGGAGTTTGATATTGATTTGCCCCAACATGATGCAGTTATTTATAAAATTGAGATCAGGGTGCATGGCCGGTAA